One Jaculus jaculus isolate mJacJac1 chromosome 4, mJacJac1.mat.Y.cur, whole genome shotgun sequence genomic window, ggtagggtctcactctggtccaggctgacctggaattaactctgtagtctcagggtggccttgaactcacggcgatcctcctacctctgcctcccgagtgctggaattaaaggcatgcgccaccacgcccagctgttggTTTGATTTTTCATGCAATGGAATGACAAGGACTTCAGAGTTAATAGACCTAGGTTCAAATTATGATCATTACTCTATCTCTAGATTGTGACCTTGGCTACATCATTTGCTTTTCAaattgttattaacaacttccatgattataaaaaatatctcatggtaataccctccccccactttctcttttgaaactccattctccaccatatcccctcctcatctcaatcagtctctcttttattttgatgccatgatctttcccCCATTCTGATGGTTTGTGTAGGTgatgtcgggcactgtgaggtcatggatatccaggccattttgtgtctggggggagcatgttgtaagaagtcctactcttctttgactcttagattctttccaccacctcctccacattagaccctgagccttggaagatgtgatagagataatgaagtgctgagcactccggtcacttctttctagcactatgataccttctgagtcatcccaaggtcactgccatctgaaaaaagaagattctctaccaaaagtgagagtagcattaatataagggtatgaacattaagagaagtgcttactgggcagtttgataagcgtagtatatacatttagccagacagcagcagacgttacacccctagggctcatgactactcctgttttaagttttcagtatcaaggaatgtattccctcccatggaaagggcctccagtccaattagagggcagttggtttccaccatgacagacgtgctactattgcagctgttggctcatttggcctgggtggcccagtataagacttgcagtgtccactgttgagtatcttcactggtgatttctctttctcccattgaacagcatgcagaatggcttcttccagctttctgtcagctggtctacatggagggaggttatcagctcagttccagcaggatttctcagtggccttatagCCCAAATATGtagagtcttcaacaatagggtcttatcatctattcctggtgggaaaccaagggcctcagaaatggcctgtaatgcattttaaaagtattttatttttatttatttatttgacagagaaagagggagagagagagtgtgtggttaagaggacttccggttaagatggcagcgtaggaaccacgccaaagcagcctaggggagaaaaggcaaaaagaaacccggcaaaatacactcttctgctaaagagtgaggtgtataagaaattaccagtggcagcaaagaagtaggagagatccagagcccacataggcaggcagaagtggctccagcagtggcagcaacagGTCTGCGGGCCACAGCtacaaggctcagcttgagccacaggaaaagccaggtgaggggattctccactcacactggagctcttcgcaaactcaagaaacgtgaagtgAGAACAGCAGTGAAAACTGAGGAACATtacgaggtagaggatcacatggaccagtgggagaactagaccCACCGTCCACAGCCTCCCCTACCCCCCAacagcacaagtgccagcaaacaccagagaccagaggaagggagatcacagcacctaGCACCTgcgaccagagcagcaatccaatgacccagccagcctacttgaacccacagtgcaccaaagagggacccaagcaggagcacagtgtAACTGAGACCAAAGTCCTCCCAAAACGTAAcggggattacaccaggtcagtacctgccaaataagcctggtatataagcCTGAACCATAAGTGCTAATTGCAACATCCATATCTGGATAAGTTAtaggttaaatctgatggatggtcagatttgccattcttaaataagctatattttgggcttgttatttgttgcttcttgatttatagtggctttgtttcctcttccattgtacattagggaagggtctcacttggtcacaagctgacttggaaccatcagcagatcagaaatcttaacctccttgttgacaggattaagagtgtggggcaccacataccctaagggacagtgaccttgttagaggatctggttgtcataatacctactcttgtataaatactctgtgctggttttcattaaatgtgtacattatttagttaaattttagaatctgcctgcactttgttccacttagccttcttgaatagcaggcaaacccaacacctagggtcacttttgtagatattctgagtcTTGAGAGCCGCGCctagtaccttaagctcctaccctaaagataaaacatcagattgattgatacatctaataatactgcagctaacaagaaaatccaagcattaaattaatccaagatgcaaaaatatatacattataacacatacatgaaaaatcaagacaatatgaattccccaaaatattaatgcatcagaaatgacctccagtgagaatgagttagaggaaatgcctgagaaagatttcaaaagaatgattataaatatgctcaaagaagtcaaagagaaatcaaaggaatcaaagaaaacacaggaaaccaatttaatgaaataaagaggtcaatacaagacgtcaataaggaaatagaaataataaagaaaaaccagtcagaattactagcaatgaagaacacagttaatggaaTGAAAAACTGTGGAAAATCTTGccagtggaatggatgaaggagaggacagaatatctaagctagaataccaggtggcagatctaatacagtccaacaaattGAAAGACAAAGTAAtgggaaagtatgaatgggaatttcaagatattcgggacactatgaaaagatcaaacataagaattcagggtatagtagaaggggaagaatttcacttcaaaggcatagtaggcattttcaacaaaattatggaagaaaatttcccccaaattgggaaggatGTGCAAATGCaggtacaggaatcctttagaacaccaaccagacaaaacctggaaagaacctctcctcgccatgttataattaaataaccaaacatacaaaccaaagaaaaaatattgaaagcagttagagagaaaaatgaagttacctacaaaggcaagctagTCAGGATcgtagcagattactcaacacaaactttaaaagccagaagggcttggagtgatgtactccaagttctgaaagataacaactgtcaatcaaggttactttatcctgcaaaactatccattcatatagatggagaaataaggacattccatgacaaaagcaggccaaaggagtatttgaagacaaaaccagctctacagaaaatagttgaaagCAATctatcccaatttttttttattaataggcTAGACATTTTATTAGTACCACAAagcttgcttttaaaaattgacattttAGGGGCAGGAGGGGTGGTTGAacaatcaaggcacttgcctgaaaagcttaaggacccaagtttgattccccagtacccacataatgccagatgtacaaggtggtccatatgactggagttcatttatagtggctagaggccttgacccattttctctctttccatctgcctctttctctctctctcaaatatttttcacctggatgtggtggcacacacctttgatcccagcacttgggaggcagaggtaggaggatcaccctgagttccaggctaccgtgagattacatagtgaattccaggtcagcctgagctagagcaagaccctatctcgaaaaataaaaatatatgtttaaaaattgacattttctttagtagaaaaattttaatatttccatAATATGAATTAGGAAAGTCAaaaaatagctggagagatggcttagtcattaaggtacttgcctgcaaagcctaatgacccaggttcaattccccagaactcacgtaagccagatgcacatggtggcacaggtgcctggagtttgcttgcagtactagaggccctagtgtgcccattctttctccctctgtactaataataaatatatatattttaagatagggtctcactctagcccaggctgacctggaactcatcctgtagtcaaggctggccttgaactcatggtgacccttctacctctgcctcctgagtgctaggaataaagctgtgcatcaccacacctggctatttttggtatttttgagacATGTCTCTCAATGTAGCCATCCTAACTTCAAAACTCATGGACAGCCTCCTGCatcggcctcctgagtgttgtatgcgtgcaccaccacactcagtttttgtttttattttaagaaagggtCTAGTTGGGTAGCTAGTCCAGATGGAACTCAAACTTTCCATCTTCTATCCTCCTCTCCAAGTTCTAGCCCTACCTTGCAAAGCTTAATTGATTATAAAAGAATGGctctataaaataatttatttcagggctggagagatgacttagtggttaaggaacatgcctgtaaagcctaaggaccctggttccattctccaggtcccacgtaaggcagatgcacatggtggtgcatgtgttgagttcatttgcactgactagagaccctgctgcgcccattcattctcttctccccacccccccatcactaataaataaataaaaataatcggggaggggttatgatggagaatggagtttcaaaggagaaagtgggggtagggagggtattaccatggggtattttttataatcatggaagtggttaataaaaatttggaagaaaaaaaaataataaaatcttttaaaaaataaataatttttttcaataaatcacTTTAGCTACTTAGCTGTAAATGAGACAATGATTTCAAGATTCTGagtttttgttctattttaatCCTTGCAATAGTCTGTGGTATATATGATACAtctatgaaatacattttttttttctccctcctagATTGCACCAGAGCCGCTGAACAATTAAAGAATAATCCACGGCACAAGTGTTACCTGGAGCAGGTGTCTCTGAAGCAGCTCGAGAAGCTGTTCAACGTTTTACGAGGTTACTTACGAGGACAGAGCTTGGCAGAAACAATGGAACAAATTCGACGGGAAACCACCATTGATCCCGAGGAGGACCTGAACAAACTAGATGACAAGGAGCTTGCCAAAAGGAAGAGCATCATGGATGAACTTTTTGAGAAAAATCAGAAGAAGAGGGATGATCCAGATTTTGTTTATGATGTGGAGGTTGAGTTCCCACAGGATGCACAGCTGCAGGCCTGTGGCTGGGACACAGAGTCATCTGATGAGTTCTGATGCCCGACACTTAACTTACGGGCTAGCCACATATCCACGTTTCCACAAACAATACAGATTTGTTGGAGAAAATCATTGTTTGCTAAATGTACATATGTTGGGTCATAAAACCAGTATTTTACATCTAGTATGTAGGCCTGTGAGTAATACAAGAAAAACAATATAGCAGTCTGTCTGTAAGGTGCTTGTAATCTAATCAAGGATAACTCAAAGATTTGTGAAAAGATGAACCGTATGAAGCAGCGCCACATGCTTGATAAAGACTAAAGAATGTCAGATCATAGGTGACTGGGGTAAAATAGTTGGGAAGATGTTTTCCTTCAGTGGAAAAGTGGGCCTTTAGCCCTTGAACTGTTAAACTTATGCAGGAATCCAGATGAGAGCAACAGAAGAAAGGGGAAGGACATGGCAAAGACACAAGaagtagaaatatttatttgaagaagagtGAACCAAGTACCATTTGACAAGATTGGGATCACCCTTGTGCACTATGTGCTCTGTGTGTTGACGTCAGAGAAGAGTACTGTCAAATGTCCAGCAGCTGTAAGTGGATGCCGTGTGATGGACAGCAGGGCAGTTCTGTCCTTGAATCAGGATATAAATACTAAAGAAACGCTGAAACCCAGAACCTCTTCCCATAAGTGAGAAGTTGGTAAAATGGGAAATCtacccataaaaataaataataggtacTGCCAGTTTTAGACCTGTTTATGAGTTTGAGTATACAGACGAGGATCTTTGTTTAACAAGGTAATGTGAGTGCAGATATATTTGTTCTTATGTAATTGGTAGAACTCTTATGTCCTCTACaaggaaattatttattaaataaagctGTAAAAAGGATTCACTCTTTTAAGTTTGCATACAAATTTAAGCACTTATGATATTTTCCTGCATATCTGCCAGTATATTTTGTTGTCACTCATCTCTTTCCTCTACTGCCCTACCCtatccccctttttaaaaaaaagtttaatagagagattttattactagattaagagaaggaaagaggacagATAAAgaactcctgcccatgagaaggtaaAGCTTACCTAGAGACCCAAACTGGTGTCATTTGTAGGTAGGTTCTGAATGGGGACTGAATTCACCAAACGTCATGCCAAgttgctccccccacccccaaggtaggttcttgctctagcccaagatgacctggcaTTCGctctagtctcaggtggccttgaactcatggccatccttctacctctgcctcacaagtgctgggattaaaggcatgctccaccatgcctggctttatgccACGTTTTGAGGGCTAAGTTTAACAACCATAACTCCATGTTTAGATCCTCCCAGGAATCTTAactgtaggaaaggggaacttCTGCCTAGGGAGAGACTTGGGTTGTTTATggaaactcctttaggcaagaaataaagggaagccagattcttctctgacctctatCTAACAAAGTGGAGATTACAGAGGCAGGTTTAGGAATATTTCTTGCTTTTACTTCCatgggcccagtcaccctaaactgccttaATCCCCTCACTGAAGAAGCAACCTTAACTGCTATTAGGATATTGGGGTGATAACTGATCTGGCTTCTAAGAGCTGAGTGGGGTCATCAGGTGTGGCAATTGAGAAACCTAAATGGGTCTATCTAAGGAACTCCAAAAGTGCATTAGTGTAGCATGGAAAGGCAGTCATAGATCAAGACATTAAGGGAAAAGACTAGACACAAAGAGTTAGGGAAACATGGGCAGACAGCACATTGGAACTCTATGGTTCCCATTCTTGTAGACTTTTGGGTCTTGGCGAGTGATCAAGGGGATCCAGGTAGATGGTGTTAGGTTGTTGTAGAACCATCAAGTGTGGACTGGGTATAAGCAACAGAAGATACAGttactattaccagaaatgataaGCATCTTTGTTGGGcagtgccaggcacaggctggagactTCAGGAGACtggctgagctgccaggcatggctaaggccCGCCCCCCCAGGAGGCCACACCCTCtctaagcccagcacacctgaatttaggtagatcacctgactctcttcCTACTGCTGGAATGAACTCCCTCAGCACTGGCTAGCAACCTTTAAactcaccaatccccttagggtcctcttcctgctctcaactgcttataaacccatttccctactgAATAAACGGAACTAATCTCTGAGGGCATCTCCCAGGAGTACGTTCGTTCTTTGGCACAGGGCAGCTCAAGACCCTGCCCTCCACGGTCtcctggatgcctttggggaacTGCGTccccaaggatccagggacccacacatCTTCAACATGAAGATCCAGAAATCTATTTCTAGAGCTGTTCAGCAAATGGAATAGTGGTATGTCATGGTCTATACCAGTTCTTGTAGACCTTGTACAGCAGATGAGACACTACCACGATTGTCACTAACACATAACCTAGATAATGGCATAGATGTCACTCTGAATAAGTATTTTACTTCCTGGCTACACTTTTCTTGCTGAGTGCTAAAGACCAGGTAGGTAACCAAAATCTAACTCCATATATTGTATTTTAAGGGCAGCTGTGGTCCTTTTGGAGAGACTTCCAGAGACCTAAGAAGAGCTCTGTGGCTCAGCATTTGTGCCATCTGCTGGGATAAGTCAGGGCTTTGCTGACCATGTAGCTTACCTTGAAAGCATTGAGGATCTTCCTCCCTGTTCTGACTCTACTGGAGACTGCATTGTTTGGAGTCCAACCTCTGGTCCTCTATCATCCCTCTAATAAGAGACTAAGTGATTTACCAGAGTTGTAGGACGCATTAGGAGTGTCCCATTATCTTCTGGGCCTGCGTGACCTGAGAGAGTAGGGTCCAAGATACCGGatgcccctttttaaaaaaaatttttttttgagagagagagacagaattccagatgcaggcaccaccttgtgtatctgacttacatgggtcttggggaatcgaacctatgtcctttggctttgcaggcaagcaccttaaccactaagccatctccccatccctggttgccctttttaaaaaatacttgtatttatttgagagagagagagaaaaagagaatgggtgttccaaggtCTCCAGTCAATGCAAAaaccagaggcatgtgccaccttgtacatctgacttatgtaggtcctggggaatcaaacctgggttgtttggctttgcaggcaagtgccttaactgctaagccatctctccaacccttggttGCTCTTTTTAGCTCTCATGTCCCCAGTCAACTTTGGCTTCTACACATGATTATTAAGCACTCAAAAGGAcagttaagccgggcgtggtggcacacacctttaatcccagcactcgg contains:
- the Cep19 gene encoding centrosomal protein of 19 kDa, encoding MKMMYTAKKCGVRFHPPAIILIYENETKGKSRQRIMPVRNFSKFSDCTRAAEQLKNNPRHKCYLEQVSLKQLEKLFNVLRGYLRGQSLAETMEQIRRETTIDPEEDLNKLDDKELAKRKSIMDELFEKNQKKRDDPDFVYDVEVEFPQDAQLQACGWDTESSDEF